In Humulus lupulus chromosome 6, drHumLupu1.1, whole genome shotgun sequence, a single genomic region encodes these proteins:
- the LOC133785839 gene encoding uncharacterized mitochondrial protein AtMg00820-like, translating to MVEYQLVRDRVRRVPKPNPKYSFNIWNEDTTYTLLSILEGQKIEPETYEEAIKCKDAKKWSKAMDEEMDSLKKSKTWIYVPRPKGKSIVQCKWLFKQKEGRSKDEPVRYKARLVAKGLTQKEGVDYT from the coding sequence ATGGTAGAATATCAATTGGTCAGGGACAGGGTTAGAAGGGTTCCCAAACCTAATCCTAAGTACAGCTTCAATATCTGGAATGAGGATACAACTTATACATTGTTAAGTATTCTAGAAGGACAGAAGATAGAACCAGAAACTTATGAAGAAGCTATTAAATGCAAGGATGCAAAGAAATGGAGTAAGGCAATGGATGAGGAAATGGACTCCTTAAAGAAGAGCAAGACCTGGATATATGTTCCTAGACCTAAAGGGAAGAGTATAGTGCAATGCAAGTGGCTGTTCAAACAGAAAGAAGGGAGAAGCAAGGATGAACCAGTGAGGTACAAGGCCAGATTAGTGGCTAAAGGGCTCACTCAGAAGGAAGGAGTTGACTACACATAA